CGCCTTTAagccccctcggccccccgctGGGCTTGTGGCCCCTGTGGGACCATATGGTGGAGTCTGAGCTCACCTCAGACCGTTCTCACACTCGAGCTCAAGCTCCATGACGACGGTGCCGTCCCGCGTTAGTtcgaccagcagagggcgctatGACCTCACGCATCAGTCGACGTGATGCACGCTACTGTCCTGTGAGGCAGAGAACTTCAATCTCACTCTACTCAACATTTCGGGGGGGCGACAAACCTCAACAAACCTCTGCCAACCAGAAGCAGCGGTTTGAATGTCCGATGGTCTTTGTCCTGTCAGCTGTCTGTGAgctcttagtgtgtgtgtgtgtgtgttcctccccCTTGCtgcccaggaatatgaaaatgGTGGATATTGTAGCTCTGAAAATGCCCTCTGAGAATGACGTGCATGTGGCAAGAAGCTTTCTTACGAAGATCTTGCGAAGTTCCATGAGGTACGGTTCCGTGGCTTCATCGTAATCAGTAGTGCCTCCTTCccgcctttctctctctctctccgataATCCCGCTAGTTCCTCCTCTAGTGATAGTCCCATCCTCATCCCTCCCCAGTGCTTCGTCACCTGCCCCCTGGACTGTCCTGTGATTCACCTCCATTAGCTGACCGGCTCATCCCATTTGTGCAGCATGCCACACGCATGTCCTTTCCGCGAGATGCATGCGCATCTTCTTGTGTACTTGTGCTCTTCTGTGTTCTGACCGGAGTAACTGAACTTGTGTTTGATGTCGGGGATGCATGTTTCATACTGATGTTCTCTGTTCATGTTTTCCTGACATGCATATTCAGAAAGAGTCGCTTTAAAGGGTACGTTTCCATATGCATGGAGGTTTTGATCAGTCTCCATCTGTAAATCATgtgaattatattttaaaaagtgcttGCTCGGCATACAGTAGGAGCAGTAACGTTGAATAGCTAACCGGCCACAATGCACACATGGGTGCATCAGCAGTAGCTGCAGCTGCACAGTGAGCACACGCTACCTCCGAGGTCCCTGATCTGGTCTGTgatgttcttctctctctgcaggaggagtGAACCCATAAGCAGGCCTCACTCCTGGCACGCCACCAAGTTCAACGAGAGCCAATCGCAGACTGCCAAAGCGCAGTCTCCGCCCACGCAGGTCTGGCAGACCAGATATGACGCAAGGTAACTCGGGGACCTTGAGGTTTTCCTGTTGAGTCTTTGTGTTCGATATCAAGCCGTTTAGATCAAAAAGTGTCTGATTGAAATCATCGGTGGGTTGTTTGTCCTACGGACACTTTGTCTCCTATTCTGCTGAAATTAACGCGTCTctactgaaaaacaaacaaaaggcttcCAACACAAGAACAGGGTTTTCCATGGAAACGTTTCTTATACAAACAAAGGACTATTTTATTTCTGATGTCTAGAATTAGATACATAGACTTGTTTACTCTATCGTGAACTGGCAAAAAAGCAGATAATTAATTGGATGTGAGACAAATCCACCTGTACGGATTGAGAAACCTTCTCTCTGACGTCTTGTTTATACATCTAAAGGTCTTTGAGAGCCACCGTCGTAGTTCAGAACCAGATTATAAAACCGGGTATTTTTTGCATGTGGTGTTGTGTTTTCACGCCTTCCTTTGACCTCCCAGCTCTTCCTCCACGGATCTGTCTTCTGCCTGGGAGCAAACTGACCTGCGCAGAGCGTCCGACCAGTTCAGCTCACTCGGCAGCATGGACAGTCTAGAGCATGTCTCGCACCCGTACGCCGCCGGCCAGCTGTCGCCCGCCAAGTCCAACAATAGCATGGAGCACCTGGGGGGAGGCAAACGGGACTCGGCCTACAGCtccttctccaccagctccgGCACGCCGGACTACACCCTGTCCAAGAGCGACGCCGCCTCCACGGAGAACATGCTCTATAAAGTCGGTCAGTGGGACGCGGGGGGAAAGCAAAGCAACGGCAGAAGCGCCCAGAGCGCCGCCGACGAGCGGGTGGCGTACATCCAGGTGCCGGGAGTCGGCGCCGGCCCGCAGGCGGACGACTCGGCCGGCTCGCGCCACTCCACGTCCAGCAGGACCACCGTGGGACCCGTGTGGCACGTCCCCGAGGCCAAAAAGAAGGCTTCCTCGTCTCCCccgtcgcctcctcctcctcccccccctcctcctccgcccgcgCGCAGCGACAGCTTCGCTGCGACGAAGGTGCACGAGAGGGGGCTGGTCGCGGCTCACCCCGAGGGACCCGAGCCGCACCCCGAAAACCGCCGCGGCCACAACCCACCTCAGAAAAACGAGCCCGAGGCTCCGCGCGCGCCGTCCGACAGGTCGAACCCGCTGGGCTCAAGCAAGCAGCAGTCGCTGTCCAGCAGCGACGTCCGGCAAGGCCCGTCCCCCCACCAGAGACAGCACGGGGACAAGAGCTTACTTTACTCTCAGGCCCGAGCCGTGTCGGTGCCGAAACCGCAGAACGTGGGGGGGTACCACAGCAGCATGCAGGAGCTGCCCACCAACGGCGCCGCACAGCACTTTGGTCAGAACCACAGAAGGAACTTGAGCACCTCGCtctccaccgccgccgccgccgagcacAACGCCGAAAGCGGCCCACACAGCCGGTACTACTGCGTCACCACGGTCCAGGCCGCGCTGTGCGAGCCCCCGCCCGCAAGAACAGAGGACCGGAACGGCGTCACCGGCTCGGACCTGGCGCCGGCCGTAGGTGAGCGCAACTCTCTCAGCCTGCAGACGGTTCCCAAGGTGACGTATCATctgccccagcagcagcagcagcactcctCGTTCAGCAAGGACAGCAATGGATACAACAAGCACCAAGTGACCTCTGTGATGGAAGGACCCGGACCCAGATCTGGCTCTGACGGCAGGGGAAGCCCGAGGGGGGCCGGCGCCGAGGCTCAGTTCCCGAGCCACGCCTCCGGCTGGCAGCACGAGCAGCGGAGGCCTCCGCCGCAGCATCACCAGGACGTCCAACATCACGGCCAAGCCGGCAACAAGATCTGCGCCCAGGCGACCCCCatgcttcacttcctgtccgtGGACGGTGACGACGCCGTCGCGGGCCAAGGCGAGGCAACGAGGGGCCCGACCTCCGAGGAGTCCCTCGACAGTAAGATGGCGAGACGCAGCGACCGCTTTGCCACCACGCTGAGGAACGAGATCCAGATGAGAAGAGCCAAGCTGCAGAAAAGCATTAGCGCAGCCGCCCTTCCTGGCACCGAGGGAGGGGGCGAGAATGATCAGGATGTCTGGAAGTCCCCCGAAAGCGCCCCGCCGGCCTCCTTCACCGGCTCCTACAAGGATCACGTGAAGGAAGCACAAGCCAGGGTGCTGAAGGCGACGTCCTTCAGGAGGAAAGACCTGGAGCCTGTGCTGCTGGAGCACCCGGCGGCTGAGGGCTTACCCAGCTACCCGTCCTCCCGGAAAGACGTGGCCCCTCTGCCGACCCTCTCGGAGTCTGCAATGAGCAGGGCGGGGCCCGCCGGCGGTCAGGTGACTCGCATCGGCAGCCGCAAGCGGTTTACAGCGGAAAAGAAGGTGCGGTCTTTCTCCGAACCGGGCCAGATCCACCAAGTCGGCGTGAGCTCTGCGCCGCACCAACAGCAGCCCTGTAAAGAGGGCGGGACACCAGCTGTCCCCAATCACGCCCCCCATCGGAGCAGTGCGGGGAACCCCACGGAGGCCGAAACCCGAGGTCTCGCCCCCACCAGGGAAACGGAGGACCCGTTGAAAGGCGCCAGGAGCAGAGTGTCCACTGCAGAGGTCCAGGAAGGTCCTCACTCTGCACACAGGCAGGGCGTCCAGGACCAGCAGAGACTGGGCACCTTTGCTGAGTATGAGGCCCGGTGGAGtgcacagaaccccccccccgaaacgaGAGCCTCCGGACGGTACCGGTCGGCTGACAACATCCTGGATCCGGGGCCGGAGGAGAGAACCAAAACCACCTGCTTCCACGAGAGATCCCGATCGTCTCCTTCGGCCGACATCTATGGACGGGTGAGTGTGTACTCCCTCACAACAATTTGATAGGGTGGCTTGATTGAAGGCGTCAttgagttgcattatgggaaatgtagtaCCCAGTATTCCTTCAGGCCACAACGCATAGCCGCAGACAGAAAAGACGATATCTTCGGCCCGGATGGTTCCATATTTATGGACACGATTGCGTTGCATGAATGTTCTCTTTTTAAAGTTTCCCCCAAAAGCAACGAGTTACATATTAACCCTTGAACTTGGATTTTAGTCACTTAAACCTCGAGGCACCTTTCAGAAAAACACGCTCACTCAGTCTGAAAGGAGCCGGAAGAAACGGGCCAAGTCAAATATTAATCTGTGTTTGTTCATAAAGACACACCCTCAGcttaaaggagagagagagagagtaatcAACGCccggttgttttattttactggaaaaaggttgagaacTCGGCTCCCTCGGATTAACTGGCATAACGGACCACGTGTTTGCTCCACTCTCTTTACAGAAGATTCAGGTTCCTGCAAGAAGGTCCGAGACCGAATATTCCCCGGCGGAGGGCACACCTGCCGAACGGCTCGTCGCTGCCACGGGGTGAGTGGACCTCCCGCTGCTACCGGCGTCCGTGGTGCCTCCTTTTACCGTCTCCGGCGTGATGCTGCTGGAGGAACAGTTGAGGTCTTTCATGATCGGCGTTTCGGAGCAGCTGTGACAACACAGTCTCTCTGGCTGCGCCTCGTGACCCCGGGCGGAGGTCTGACGGCGTAGGCGAGACATCAGGCCCGCTCGGTCACAGTGAGGAAGTGTTCTACTCGGCCCTGTCAGAATGTGACGGGGGCCTGAGTTCAGGAGGGTccgggtgtgtgggggggggggcagcctgaAGGAAGGAAATTAGCATCAATAAGttgctgtttctttgtgtaaatgGATTTTATGGCTCAATGGACGGCAATGTCTGTCTGTTGAATTCTGGAAACTGAAATTAAATT
This Gasterosteus aculeatus chromosome 8, fGasAcu3.hap1.1, whole genome shotgun sequence DNA region includes the following protein-coding sequences:
- the shroom2a gene encoding protein Shroom2 isoform X4, with amino-acid sequence MHFEFLHPDARNMKMVDIVALKMPSENDVHVARSFLTKILRSSMRKSRFKGRSEPISRPHSWHATKFNESQSQTAKAQSPPTQVWQTRYDASSSSTDLSSAWEQTDLRRASDQFSSLGSMDSLEHVSHPYAAGQLSPAKSNNSMEHLGGGKRDSAYSSFSTSSGTPDYTLSKSDAASTENMLYKVGQWDAGGKQSNGRSAQSAADERVAYIQVPGVGAGPQADDSAGSRHSTSSRTTVGPVWHVPEAKKKASSSPPSPPPPPPPPPPPARSDSFAATKVHERGLVAAHPEGPEPHPENRRGHNPPQKNEPEAPRAPSDRSNPLGSSKQQSLSSSDVRQGPSPHQRQHGDKSLLYSQARAVSVPKPQNVGGYHSSMQELPTNGAAQHFGQNHRRNLSTSLSTAAAAEHNAESGPHSRYYCVTTVQAALCEPPPARTEDRNGVTGSDLAPAVGERNSLSLQTVPKVTYHLPQQQQQHSSFSKDSNGYNKHQVTSVMEGPGPRSGSDGRGSPRGAGAEAQFPSHASGWQHEQRRPPPQHHQDVQHHGQAGNKICAQATPMLHFLSVDGDDAVAGQGEATRGPTSEESLDSKMARRSDRFATTLRNEIQMRRAKLQKSISAAALPGTEGGGENDQDVWKSPESAPPASFTGSYKDHVKEAQARVLKATSFRRKDLEPVLLEHPAAEGLPSYPSSRKDVAPLPTLSESAMSRAGPAGGQVTRIGSRKRFTAEKKVRSFSEPGQIHQVGVSSAPHQQQPCKEGGTPAVPNHAPHRSSAGNPTEAETRGLAPTRETEDPLKGARSRVSTAEVQEGPHSAHRQGVQDQQRLGTFAEYEARWSAQNPPPETRASGRYRSADNILDPGPEERTKTTCFHERSRSSPSADIYGRKIQVPARRSETEYSPAEGTPAERLVAATGFPDAGPPRRSARETHHPDLGLGAKHGPTPVPGGLTGSVTPPPEARRGASPPPRRPEVDSHEPPAGSQGETLTRCPPDPAHSAEGEPEHGDKGRPTPPTPGPLAMEEQRSPSPHFSPQRLSDKPPASLQDEDPPRTEHVVEKPHSAARKVPIRIVHSEVAADKEACPYLQHGDAPHAVEAEGPGVIRLVGRGAAGQDSGFCAFTRQGETAQADAYMTTVGDHGLSDGPPPAHAEVTEVTEVTEVTRLSEDQKRDELARSIMGKDKSLTEILDQSKMKTTMDLMEGIFPQEEQLLEGAHQRRKVNRPAEEREKEDSVAAAVTMVTNSTYYSTSAPKAELLIKMKDMQDEEEEEEEDFEDELDIDLANKKQELIDSLSRKLQVLREARESLQEDILDNNALGDEVEVRVQQVCKPNELDKFRMFVGDLDKVVSLLLSLSGRLARVENALNSLEEDATAEERRTLTQKRKLLIRQHEDAKELKENLDRRERLVYDILAGQLPEDGLTDYEHFVKMKSALIIEQRKLEDKIKLGEEQLKCLTDSLPMEQRLAL
- the shroom2a gene encoding protein Shroom2 isoform X1 — translated: MDAVGYKHESHYTDADGLWTVTQKAGDLEQRSRDGESWKLVDVCLSGGAPWGFTLRGGLEHREPLLITKVEEGSKASAVSLQAGDELVNINEIPLSGFRQEAICLVKGSHKTLSLVVKRNMKMVDIVALKMPSENDVHVARSFLTKILRSSMRKSRFKGRSEPISRPHSWHATKFNESQSQTAKAQSPPTQVWQTRYDASSSSTDLSSAWEQTDLRRASDQFSSLGSMDSLEHVSHPYAAGQLSPAKSNNSMEHLGGGKRDSAYSSFSTSSGTPDYTLSKSDAASTENMLYKVGQWDAGGKQSNGRSAQSAADERVAYIQVPGVGAGPQADDSAGSRHSTSSRTTVGPVWHVPEAKKKASSSPPSPPPPPPPPPPPARSDSFAATKVHERGLVAAHPEGPEPHPENRRGHNPPQKNEPEAPRAPSDRSNPLGSSKQQSLSSSDVRQGPSPHQRQHGDKSLLYSQARAVSVPKPQNVGGYHSSMQELPTNGAAQHFGQNHRRNLSTSLSTAAAAEHNAESGPHSRYYCVTTVQAALCEPPPARTEDRNGVTGSDLAPAVGERNSLSLQTVPKVTYHLPQQQQQHSSFSKDSNGYNKHQVTSVMEGPGPRSGSDGRGSPRGAGAEAQFPSHASGWQHEQRRPPPQHHQDVQHHGQAGNKICAQATPMLHFLSVDGDDAVAGQGEATRGPTSEESLDSKMARRSDRFATTLRNEIQMRRAKLQKSISAAALPGTEGGGENDQDVWKSPESAPPASFTGSYKDHVKEAQARVLKATSFRRKDLEPVLLEHPAAEGLPSYPSSRKDVAPLPTLSESAMSRAGPAGGQVTRIGSRKRFTAEKKVRSFSEPGQIHQVGVSSAPHQQQPCKEGGTPAVPNHAPHRSSAGNPTEAETRGLAPTRETEDPLKGARSRVSTAEVQEGPHSAHRQGVQDQQRLGTFAEYEARWSAQNPPPETRASGRYRSADNILDPGPEERTKTTCFHERSRSSPSADIYGRKIQVPARRSETEYSPAEGTPAERLVAATGFPDAGPPRRSARETHHPDLGLGAKHGPTPVPGGLTGSVTPPPEARRGASPPPRRPEVDSHEPPAGSQGETLTRCPPDPAHSAEGEPEHGDKGRPTPPTPGPLAMEEQRSPSPHFSPQRLSDKPPASLQDEDPPRTEHVVEKPHSAARKVPIRIVHSEVAADKEACPYLQHGDAPHAVEAEGPGVIRLVGRGAAGQDSGFCAFTRQGETAQADAYMTTVGDHGLSDGPPPAHAEVTEVTEVTEVTRLSEDQKRDELARSIMGKDKSLTEILDQSKMKTTMDLMEGIFPQEEQLLEGAHQRRKVNRPAEEREKEDSVAAAVTMVTNSTYYSTSAPKAELLIKMKDMQDEEEEEEEDFEDELDIDLANKKQELIDSLSRKLQVLREARESLQEDILDNNALGDEVEVRVQQVCKPNELDKFRMFVGDLDKVVSLLLSLSGRLARVENALNSLEEDATAEERRTLTQKRKLLIRQHEDAKELKENLDRRERLVYDILAGQLPEDGLTDYEHFVKMKSALIIEQRKLEDKIKLGEEQLKCLTDSLPMEQRLAL
- the shroom2a gene encoding protein Shroom2 isoform X5, which produces MHFEFLHPDARNMKMVDIVALKMPSENDVHVARSFLTKILRSSMRRSEPISRPHSWHATKFNESQSQTAKAQSPPTQVWQTRYDASSSSTDLSSAWEQTDLRRASDQFSSLGSMDSLEHVSHPYAAGQLSPAKSNNSMEHLGGGKRDSAYSSFSTSSGTPDYTLSKSDAASTENMLYKVGQWDAGGKQSNGRSAQSAADERVAYIQVPGVGAGPQADDSAGSRHSTSSRTTVGPVWHVPEAKKKASSSPPSPPPPPPPPPPPARSDSFAATKVHERGLVAAHPEGPEPHPENRRGHNPPQKNEPEAPRAPSDRSNPLGSSKQQSLSSSDVRQGPSPHQRQHGDKSLLYSQARAVSVPKPQNVGGYHSSMQELPTNGAAQHFGQNHRRNLSTSLSTAAAAEHNAESGPHSRYYCVTTVQAALCEPPPARTEDRNGVTGSDLAPAVGERNSLSLQTVPKVTYHLPQQQQQHSSFSKDSNGYNKHQVTSVMEGPGPRSGSDGRGSPRGAGAEAQFPSHASGWQHEQRRPPPQHHQDVQHHGQAGNKICAQATPMLHFLSVDGDDAVAGQGEATRGPTSEESLDSKMARRSDRFATTLRNEIQMRRAKLQKSISAAALPGTEGGGENDQDVWKSPESAPPASFTGSYKDHVKEAQARVLKATSFRRKDLEPVLLEHPAAEGLPSYPSSRKDVAPLPTLSESAMSRAGPAGGQVTRIGSRKRFTAEKKVRSFSEPGQIHQVGVSSAPHQQQPCKEGGTPAVPNHAPHRSSAGNPTEAETRGLAPTRETEDPLKGARSRVSTAEVQEGPHSAHRQGVQDQQRLGTFAEYEARWSAQNPPPETRASGRYRSADNILDPGPEERTKTTCFHERSRSSPSADIYGRKIQVPARRSETEYSPAEGTPAERLVAATGFPDAGPPRRSARETHHPDLGLGAKHGPTPVPGGLTGSVTPPPEARRGASPPPRRPEVDSHEPPAGSQGETLTRCPPDPAHSAEGEPEHGDKGRPTPPTPGPLAMEEQRSPSPHFSPQRLSDKPPASLQDEDPPRTEHVVEKPHSAARKVPIRIVHSEVAADKEACPYLQHGDAPHAVEAEGPGVIRLVGRGAAGQDSGFCAFTRQGETAQADAYMTTVGDHGLSDGPPPAHAEVTEVTEVTEVTRLSEDQKRDELARSIMGKDKSLTEILDQSKMKTTMDLMEGIFPQEEQLLEGAHQRRKVNRPAEEREKEDSVAAAVTMVTNSTYYSTSAPKAELLIKMKDMQDEEEEEEEDFEDELDIDLANKKQELIDSLSRKLQVLREARESLQEDILDNNALGDEVEVRVQQVCKPNELDKFRMFVGDLDKVVSLLLSLSGRLARVENALNSLEEDATAEERRTLTQKRKLLIRQHEDAKELKENLDRRERLVYDILAGQLPEDGLTDYEHFVKMKSALIIEQRKLEDKIKLGEEQLKCLTDSLPMEQRLAL
- the shroom2a gene encoding protein Shroom2 isoform X2, producing MDAVGYKHESHYTDADGLWTVTQKAGDLEQRSRDGESWKLVDVCLSGGAPWGFTLRGGLEHREPLLITKVEEGSKASAVSLQAGDELVNINEIPLSGFRQEAICLVKGSHKTLSLVVKRNMKMVDIVALKMPSENDVHVARSFLTKILRSSMRRSEPISRPHSWHATKFNESQSQTAKAQSPPTQVWQTRYDASSSSTDLSSAWEQTDLRRASDQFSSLGSMDSLEHVSHPYAAGQLSPAKSNNSMEHLGGGKRDSAYSSFSTSSGTPDYTLSKSDAASTENMLYKVGQWDAGGKQSNGRSAQSAADERVAYIQVPGVGAGPQADDSAGSRHSTSSRTTVGPVWHVPEAKKKASSSPPSPPPPPPPPPPPARSDSFAATKVHERGLVAAHPEGPEPHPENRRGHNPPQKNEPEAPRAPSDRSNPLGSSKQQSLSSSDVRQGPSPHQRQHGDKSLLYSQARAVSVPKPQNVGGYHSSMQELPTNGAAQHFGQNHRRNLSTSLSTAAAAEHNAESGPHSRYYCVTTVQAALCEPPPARTEDRNGVTGSDLAPAVGERNSLSLQTVPKVTYHLPQQQQQHSSFSKDSNGYNKHQVTSVMEGPGPRSGSDGRGSPRGAGAEAQFPSHASGWQHEQRRPPPQHHQDVQHHGQAGNKICAQATPMLHFLSVDGDDAVAGQGEATRGPTSEESLDSKMARRSDRFATTLRNEIQMRRAKLQKSISAAALPGTEGGGENDQDVWKSPESAPPASFTGSYKDHVKEAQARVLKATSFRRKDLEPVLLEHPAAEGLPSYPSSRKDVAPLPTLSESAMSRAGPAGGQVTRIGSRKRFTAEKKVRSFSEPGQIHQVGVSSAPHQQQPCKEGGTPAVPNHAPHRSSAGNPTEAETRGLAPTRETEDPLKGARSRVSTAEVQEGPHSAHRQGVQDQQRLGTFAEYEARWSAQNPPPETRASGRYRSADNILDPGPEERTKTTCFHERSRSSPSADIYGRKIQVPARRSETEYSPAEGTPAERLVAATGFPDAGPPRRSARETHHPDLGLGAKHGPTPVPGGLTGSVTPPPEARRGASPPPRRPEVDSHEPPAGSQGETLTRCPPDPAHSAEGEPEHGDKGRPTPPTPGPLAMEEQRSPSPHFSPQRLSDKPPASLQDEDPPRTEHVVEKPHSAARKVPIRIVHSEVAADKEACPYLQHGDAPHAVEAEGPGVIRLVGRGAAGQDSGFCAFTRQGETAQADAYMTTVGDHGLSDGPPPAHAEVTEVTEVTEVTRLSEDQKRDELARSIMGKDKSLTEILDQSKMKTTMDLMEGIFPQEEQLLEGAHQRRKVNRPAEEREKEDSVAAAVTMVTNSTYYSTSAPKAELLIKMKDMQDEEEEEEEDFEDELDIDLANKKQELIDSLSRKLQVLREARESLQEDILDNNALGDEVEVRVQQVCKPNELDKFRMFVGDLDKVVSLLLSLSGRLARVENALNSLEEDATAEERRTLTQKRKLLIRQHEDAKELKENLDRRERLVYDILAGQLPEDGLTDYEHFVKMKSALIIEQRKLEDKIKLGEEQLKCLTDSLPMEQRLAL
- the shroom2a gene encoding protein Shroom2 isoform X3, yielding MDAVGYKHESHYTDADGLWTVTQKAGDLEQRSRDGESWKLVDVCLSGGAPWGFTLRGGLEHREPLLITKVEEGSKASAVSLQAGDELVNINEIPLSGFRQEAICLVKGSHKTLSLVVKRRSEPISRPHSWHATKFNESQSQTAKAQSPPTQVWQTRYDASSSSTDLSSAWEQTDLRRASDQFSSLGSMDSLEHVSHPYAAGQLSPAKSNNSMEHLGGGKRDSAYSSFSTSSGTPDYTLSKSDAASTENMLYKVGQWDAGGKQSNGRSAQSAADERVAYIQVPGVGAGPQADDSAGSRHSTSSRTTVGPVWHVPEAKKKASSSPPSPPPPPPPPPPPARSDSFAATKVHERGLVAAHPEGPEPHPENRRGHNPPQKNEPEAPRAPSDRSNPLGSSKQQSLSSSDVRQGPSPHQRQHGDKSLLYSQARAVSVPKPQNVGGYHSSMQELPTNGAAQHFGQNHRRNLSTSLSTAAAAEHNAESGPHSRYYCVTTVQAALCEPPPARTEDRNGVTGSDLAPAVGERNSLSLQTVPKVTYHLPQQQQQHSSFSKDSNGYNKHQVTSVMEGPGPRSGSDGRGSPRGAGAEAQFPSHASGWQHEQRRPPPQHHQDVQHHGQAGNKICAQATPMLHFLSVDGDDAVAGQGEATRGPTSEESLDSKMARRSDRFATTLRNEIQMRRAKLQKSISAAALPGTEGGGENDQDVWKSPESAPPASFTGSYKDHVKEAQARVLKATSFRRKDLEPVLLEHPAAEGLPSYPSSRKDVAPLPTLSESAMSRAGPAGGQVTRIGSRKRFTAEKKVRSFSEPGQIHQVGVSSAPHQQQPCKEGGTPAVPNHAPHRSSAGNPTEAETRGLAPTRETEDPLKGARSRVSTAEVQEGPHSAHRQGVQDQQRLGTFAEYEARWSAQNPPPETRASGRYRSADNILDPGPEERTKTTCFHERSRSSPSADIYGRKIQVPARRSETEYSPAEGTPAERLVAATGFPDAGPPRRSARETHHPDLGLGAKHGPTPVPGGLTGSVTPPPEARRGASPPPRRPEVDSHEPPAGSQGETLTRCPPDPAHSAEGEPEHGDKGRPTPPTPGPLAMEEQRSPSPHFSPQRLSDKPPASLQDEDPPRTEHVVEKPHSAARKVPIRIVHSEVAADKEACPYLQHGDAPHAVEAEGPGVIRLVGRGAAGQDSGFCAFTRQGETAQADAYMTTVGDHGLSDGPPPAHAEVTEVTEVTEVTRLSEDQKRDELARSIMGKDKSLTEILDQSKMKTTMDLMEGIFPQEEQLLEGAHQRRKVNRPAEEREKEDSVAAAVTMVTNSTYYSTSAPKAELLIKMKDMQDEEEEEEEDFEDELDIDLANKKQELIDSLSRKLQVLREARESLQEDILDNNALGDEVEVRVQQVCKPNELDKFRMFVGDLDKVVSLLLSLSGRLARVENALNSLEEDATAEERRTLTQKRKLLIRQHEDAKELKENLDRRERLVYDILAGQLPEDGLTDYEHFVKMKSALIIEQRKLEDKIKLGEEQLKCLTDSLPMEQRLAL
- the shroom2a gene encoding protein Shroom2 isoform X6, which translates into the protein MKMVDIVALKMPSENDVHVARSFLTKILRSSMRRSEPISRPHSWHATKFNESQSQTAKAQSPPTQVWQTRYDASSSSTDLSSAWEQTDLRRASDQFSSLGSMDSLEHVSHPYAAGQLSPAKSNNSMEHLGGGKRDSAYSSFSTSSGTPDYTLSKSDAASTENMLYKVGQWDAGGKQSNGRSAQSAADERVAYIQVPGVGAGPQADDSAGSRHSTSSRTTVGPVWHVPEAKKKASSSPPSPPPPPPPPPPPARSDSFAATKVHERGLVAAHPEGPEPHPENRRGHNPPQKNEPEAPRAPSDRSNPLGSSKQQSLSSSDVRQGPSPHQRQHGDKSLLYSQARAVSVPKPQNVGGYHSSMQELPTNGAAQHFGQNHRRNLSTSLSTAAAAEHNAESGPHSRYYCVTTVQAALCEPPPARTEDRNGVTGSDLAPAVGERNSLSLQTVPKVTYHLPQQQQQHSSFSKDSNGYNKHQVTSVMEGPGPRSGSDGRGSPRGAGAEAQFPSHASGWQHEQRRPPPQHHQDVQHHGQAGNKICAQATPMLHFLSVDGDDAVAGQGEATRGPTSEESLDSKMARRSDRFATTLRNEIQMRRAKLQKSISAAALPGTEGGGENDQDVWKSPESAPPASFTGSYKDHVKEAQARVLKATSFRRKDLEPVLLEHPAAEGLPSYPSSRKDVAPLPTLSESAMSRAGPAGGQVTRIGSRKRFTAEKKVRSFSEPGQIHQVGVSSAPHQQQPCKEGGTPAVPNHAPHRSSAGNPTEAETRGLAPTRETEDPLKGARSRVSTAEVQEGPHSAHRQGVQDQQRLGTFAEYEARWSAQNPPPETRASGRYRSADNILDPGPEERTKTTCFHERSRSSPSADIYGRKIQVPARRSETEYSPAEGTPAERLVAATGFPDAGPPRRSARETHHPDLGLGAKHGPTPVPGGLTGSVTPPPEARRGASPPPRRPEVDSHEPPAGSQGETLTRCPPDPAHSAEGEPEHGDKGRPTPPTPGPLAMEEQRSPSPHFSPQRLSDKPPASLQDEDPPRTEHVVEKPHSAARKVPIRIVHSEVAADKEACPYLQHGDAPHAVEAEGPGVIRLVGRGAAGQDSGFCAFTRQGETAQADAYMTTVGDHGLSDGPPPAHAEVTEVTEVTEVTRLSEDQKRDELARSIMGKDKSLTEILDQSKMKTTMDLMEGIFPQEEQLLEGAHQRRKVNRPAEEREKEDSVAAAVTMVTNSTYYSTSAPKAELLIKMKDMQDEEEEEEEDFEDELDIDLANKKQELIDSLSRKLQVLREARESLQEDILDNNALGDEVEVRVQQVCKPNELDKFRMFVGDLDKVVSLLLSLSGRLARVENALNSLEEDATAEERRTLTQKRKLLIRQHEDAKELKENLDRRERLVYDILAGQLPEDGLTDYEHFVKMKSALIIEQRKLEDKIKLGEEQLKCLTDSLPMEQRLAL